The Haloplanus sp. GDY1 genomic sequence GCTCACGGACGTGGGGGGCGTCTACACCGGCAACCCGAAGGAGGACGACTCCGCCCAGCTCATCGAGGCCGTCGGCCGCAACTACGCCGAGGTGCAGGAACTCATCGACGCGAGTTCGAAAGGCGAGTTCGGCGGCATCCGGACGAAGGTCCAGGGCGCCCGGGACGCGAGCGAACACGGCATCCCCGCGATCATCGCGGGGTCGGCCGAACCGGACGTGCTGGAGAGAATCGCCACCGAGAAACCCGTGGGGACGCTATTCGTCCCCGTGAACGGAGTCATCGATGACTGAACGAGCCACCGAGCGGAAGGTTGCGGAAGCACGGACCGCCGCCCTCGACCTGGCGAAACTGTCCGACGAGGAGCGACGCACCGCGCTCCACGACGTCGCCGACGCCATCGAGGCGAACCACGAGCGGATCCTCGACGCCAACGCGACGGACGTCGAGGAGGCCGAGGAACTCCTCGAAGCCGGGGAGTACAGCCGTGCGCTGGTCGACCGGCTCGAACTCTCGCCGTCGAAACTCGACGACATCGCCGAGATGGTCCGCAGCGTCGCCGAACAGGACGACCCGCTCGGCAAGACGCTCTCGGCCCGGCGTCTCGACGACGGCCTCGAACTCTACAAGGTGGGCGTCCCCATCGGCGTCATCGGCACGGTGTTCGAGTCCCGACCGGACGCGCTGGTCCAGATCGCCGCGCTCAGCCTCAAGTCCGGCAACGCGGTGATCCTGAAGGGCGGGAGCGAGGCCAGCCACTCCAACCGCGTGCTGTACGAACTCGTCGTCGAGGCGACGAGCGACGTGCCCGACGGCTGGGCACAGCTCATCGAGGCCCGCGAGGACGTCGACACGATGCTCGATATGGACGACTCCATCGACCTCCTCATGCCCCGCGGGAGTTCGGCGTTCGTGAGCTACATCCAGGACAACACGAGCATTCCCGTCCTCGGCCACACCGAGGGGGTGTGTCACGTCTTCGTCGACCGCGAGGCGGACCGCTCGATGGCCGAGGACGTCGCCTTCGACGCGAAGGTGCAGTACCCCGCGGTCTGCAACGCCGTCGAGACGCTGCTGGTCCACGAGTCGGTGGCCGACGACTTCCTGCCCGCGATGGTGGACCGCTACCGCGAGGCGGGCGTCACCCTCCGCGGCGACGCCGCGACCCGCGAGGTGGTCGACGTCGACCCCGCCACCGACGAGGACTGGGAGACGGAGTACGGCGACCTCGAACTCTCGATCAAGGTCGTCGACTCGCTGGCCGACGCCATCGATCACGTCAACGCCCACGGCTCGAAGCACACGGAGTCCATCGTGACCGAGGACGCCGACCGCGCCGGCGACTTCATGCGGAGCGTCGACGCAGCGAGCGTCTTCCACAACGCGTCGACGCGGTTCGCCGACGGCTACCGCTTCGGCCTCGGCGCCGAAGTCGGCATCAGCACGGGCAAGATCCACGCCCGTGGCCCCGTCGGCCTCGAAGGCCTCACCACCTACAAGTACCACCTGGAGGGCGACGGCCAACTCGTCGCCACCTACGCCGGCGAGAGCGCGAAGCCCTTCCTCCACGAGGAGTTCGAGGGCGAGTGGAACCCCGGGCGCCTGTCCGAGGAGTAGCCCTACCCGCGCCCGCCGGCGAGTTTCGCGGCTTCCGGCAACCCCCGGAGCCGGAGCATCGACAGCGTGCCCAGCAGCGGCCCGACCGCCAGCGGCGCGAACGCCCACCGCCACCCCACCGTCTCGACCACCATCGGGACCAGCTGGATCGAGATCGTGGTGAGGAGGAAGCCGATGGCGGTTTGCAGGGTGAGGGCGGTGCCCACGTAGGACTCCTCCGCCAGTTCGGAGACGGCCGCGGAGAACTGCGCGGAGTCGGCGACGATGGCGAAGCCCCAGACGAGGACGAACGGAACGAGCAGGACCAACGAGGAACCGAACAGGAGCCCGGCCGCGAGACAGGAGAGGCCGCTGACGGCCATGCTCACGCTGGTGACGGTCGTCCGGCCGACCCGATCGGCTGCCGCCCCCGCGGCCACCGCGCCCGCGCCGCCGATGGCGATGGTTCCGAAGGCCAGCAGCGAAGCCACTCCCGACGATCCGCCGCTGCCGCCGTTCGTGGCCATGCTCGCGACGAGGTACGCGGGGATCCACGTCCAGACTGCGTACAGCTCCCACATGTGCCCGAAGTAGCCGCCGTTGGCGAGCATCGTGGGCCGATCGCGGAGGATGCGACCGACTGCCCCGGGATCGAACGGGGCCGCGGGCGCCTGGTGGGGCCCCGGTTCGACGAACAGGGCGAGCAACCCTCCGAGGACCGCGAGGCCGGCCGCGCCGTAGAGGACGACCCGCGGACGGCCGACGCCGCCGAGTGCCCGGAGGAGGTGTGGCAGGGCCGAGCCGACGGTCAGGGAGCCGACGAGGACGCCGATGGCGAACCCGCGGCCCCCCCGGAACCAGCCCGCGACGATCTTCATGCCCGGCGGGTAGACGCCGGCGAGGGCGACGCCGGTGAGAAATCGAAGGGCGATGGCCGGCGCCGCCGTGTCGACGACGCCGGCGATGGTCGCCGTACAGGCCGCCCCGGCGAACGCCGACCCGGCGAGGAGGGAGCGAGGACGGAGGGTGTCGGAGAGGGTGAGCGCGGAGGAGAGGAAGGCGCCGGCGACGAACCCCAACTGGACGGCGACGGTGAGCCACGCCGTCTCGCTCGGCGTCAGTCCCCACGCCGCGGCGAGTTCCGGCGCCGCGGCCGTCGCGCTGAACCACAGCGACATCGCCAACAGCTCCGCCACCGCGATGACCGCCAGGGCCCGCCGCCGGGAGCGCATCTCCCTGTTCGACCCGCTCCAGGGGCAAAACGTCTCGGTCCGAGCGTCGCCGGCTCACCCGAGCCAGCCGTCGAGCGCGTCGACGATCCGCTCGCGGTACAGGTACCCCAGGACCGCGAGGACCGTGACGGCGCCGAACAGGACGCCCGCCCCGAGGGGGTCGCCGGCGGCGAGGCGGGCGCCGAACACGTTGACGAGGAAGAAGGCCGGCGCCCGCCCGACCACGGCGACGACGACCAGCCGCCGGAGGGGAATCGGCGTCAGTCCGCCGAGAAAACAGAGCGCGTCGTCCGGCAGCCCCGGAATCAGGAAGAGGACGAACAGCGCGGGGAGCCCGCGGCGTTCGACGAGGGCGTCGAAGCGCTCCAGCACGTCGGCGTGGACCGTCCGCTCGACGTATGCGCGGCCGAAGCGACGCGACAGCCAGAAGGCGACCGCACTCCCCAGTCCGATCCCGATCACGTTGAACAGCGTCCCCCACCACGGCCCGAAGAGGTAGCCGGCGACGGCCGCGAGCACCTG encodes the following:
- a CDS encoding glutamate-5-semialdehyde dehydrogenase, with translation MTERATERKVAEARTAALDLAKLSDEERRTALHDVADAIEANHERILDANATDVEEAEELLEAGEYSRALVDRLELSPSKLDDIAEMVRSVAEQDDPLGKTLSARRLDDGLELYKVGVPIGVIGTVFESRPDALVQIAALSLKSGNAVILKGGSEASHSNRVLYELVVEATSDVPDGWAQLIEAREDVDTMLDMDDSIDLLMPRGSSAFVSYIQDNTSIPVLGHTEGVCHVFVDREADRSMAEDVAFDAKVQYPAVCNAVETLLVHESVADDFLPAMVDRYREAGVTLRGDAATREVVDVDPATDEDWETEYGDLELSIKVVDSLADAIDHVNAHGSKHTESIVTEDADRAGDFMRSVDAASVFHNASTRFADGYRFGLGAEVGISTGKIHARGPVGLEGLTTYKYHLEGDGQLVATYAGESAKPFLHEEFEGEWNPGRLSEE
- a CDS encoding TVP38/TMEM64 family protein encodes the protein MRLFASARERRRVLVHLLVGSLLFLGAMAALREQLSFVTDAAAMRAYVRGFGVWAPLALIALQALQVVLAPVPGQVLAAVAGYLFGPWWGTLFNVIGIGLGSAVAFWLSRRFGRAYVERTVHADVLERFDALVERRGLPALFVLFLIPGLPDDALCFLGGLTPIPLRRLVVVAVVGRAPAFFLVNVFGARLAAGDPLGAGVLFGAVTVLAVLGYLYRERIVDALDGWLG
- a CDS encoding MFS transporter; protein product: MRSRRRALAVIAVAELLAMSLWFSATAAAPELAAAWGLTPSETAWLTVAVQLGFVAGAFLSSALTLSDTLRPRSLLAGSAFAGAACTATIAGVVDTAAPAIALRFLTGVALAGVYPPGMKIVAGWFRGGRGFAIGVLVGSLTVGSALPHLLRALGGVGRPRVVLYGAAGLAVLGGLLALFVEPGPHQAPAAPFDPGAVGRILRDRPTMLANGGYFGHMWELYAVWTWIPAYLVASMATNGGSGGSSGVASLLAFGTIAIGGAGAVAAGAAADRVGRTTVTSVSMAVSGLSCLAAGLLFGSSLVLLVPFVLVWGFAIVADSAQFSAAVSELAEESYVGTALTLQTAIGFLLTTISIQLVPMVVETVGWRWAFAPLAVGPLLGTLSMLRLRGLPEAAKLAGGRG